From the Halobacterium zhouii genome, the window TTCACGCAGAGCGCGCCGACCCGGCGGTCGCTGAGGACGTCCACGACCGCCCGGTTGTAGCCGGCTTCGTTGCCGCAGGCGATGCATTCGCGTTCCATCGTTCGGACGGGAGAAATTCGGGGCGAACGACTTAAGGCTGACTAAGCGTGTCGGAAATCACTCACGTTCGGTGGCGAAAACTGGACCGCGAACTGTTCACTCGTTGCGCGGACTGCTCGGATGGTAGTCGGTGTCGTACTCGCCAGGCTGGTCGTCCACCCGGTCGGGGTTGATGTGCCCGCCAAGCAGCATGAAGTCGAGTGCGGTGAGCCAGCACAGCGCCTCCACGACCGGCACGCCCCGCGGCGGCAACACCGGGTCGTGGCGGCCGACGACCTGGGCGGTCTTCTCCTCGCCGGTCTCCCAGTCCACCGTCTGCTGTTCTTTCGGAATCGACGTCGGCGCGTGCAGCGTCACCTCGCCGTAGATGGGTTGGCCGGTGGTGATACCACCCTGCAGACCGCCGTGGTCGTTTCCGACTGGTTCGGGGTCGCCGTCGCTACCGAACTGCCAGTCTTCGTTTCGCTCTTTGCCAGTGTGCCCGCGCGCCTCGCGCCCGAGTCCGAACTCGAAGGCGGTGGTCGCCGGGACGGCCATCATCGCCTGTCCCAGTCTCGTCTCCACGGAGTCGAAGCGCGGCGCGCCGAGTCCACGAGGGACGCCCCGGATTTCGAACTCGATGCTGCCACCGATAGAGTCGCCTTCTTCCTGGTACTGCTCGACGAGCGCCTGCATCTCCTCGGCGGTCTCGGGGTCCGCACAGCGCACGTCGTTGTCCTCGGTGTGCTCGACCATCTGCTCAAACGTGACGTCGTCGGCCTCGACGTCGCCGATCTGGTTGACGTGCGCGGCCACCTCGACGCCCTCGGGTTCGAGCACCTGCTTGGCTATCGCGCCCGCGGCGACCCAGTTCACCGTCTCGCGTGCCGACGACCGCCCGCCGCCGCCCCAGTTCCGCGTGCCGAACTTCGCGGAGTACGTGAAGTCGCCGTGCGAGGGCCGGGGGGCAGTGACGAACGGTTCGTACTTTCCGGATTGCGCGTCCTTGTTCTGGATGGTCATGCCGATGGGCGTCCCCGTCGTGTAGCCGTCCTGGATTCCCGACTCGATGCGCACCTCGTCGGGTTCACCCCGCGACGTGGTAATCATCGACTGCCCGGGCTTCCGCCGGTCGAGTTCGCGCTGGATGGTCTCCTCGTCGAGTTCGACGCCGGCGGGACAGCCGGAGACGACGACGCCCATCCCGGGCCCGTGGCTCTCGCCGTAGGTCGTCACCTGGAACAGTCGCCCGAACCGATTGCCGTTCATTGTCGGACGATGCGTCCCGAGGACGGTAAGCCTCTCGCTCCCCGCAACCCCCGACCGGACCGCTACACCACACGCGAACCAACATATTCATGGATACTATCCGGCAGAGTCTTCGATATTTCGACACAGATAAGGCACGCCAGGTCGTTCGTCCCGAGGGTTCACAATGGACGTTCGAACTGGCCTGTCCTACGGGGACGTGCTCCTGGTCCCGCAACGCTCCGGCGTCGACAGTCGCAGCGACGTCGACCTCTCGACGCCGCTCACCGGCGACGTGGAACTCGACAACCCGCTGCTCTCCGCGCCGATGGATTCGGTCACCGAGTCCGAGACCGCCATCGCGCTCTCGGCGGCCGGCGGCCTGGGCACCATCCACCGGTTCCTCGACATCGACGAGCAGGCCAGCGAGGTCGCCGCAGTCGCGGAGGCAGGTGAACGAGTCGGCGCCGCCGTCGGCATCAACGAGGACTTCCTCGAGCGCACCGAGGCCGTCGTCGAGGCGGGCGCGGACGTCGTGATGGTGGACGTCGCGCACGGCCACATGGAGTCGTGTCTCGACGCCGTCGACGCCATCGGCTCGGCGTTCCCGGACGTCCCGCTGGTCACCGGAAACGTCGCCACGCCCGAGGGCGTCCGCGACCTCTACGCCGCGGGCGCGGACACCGTGAAGGTCGGCATCGGCCCTGGCAGCCACTGCACCACGCGGAAGGTCGCGGGCGCGGGCGTCCCGCAGCTCACCGCCGTAGACGACTGTTCGGACGCCGCTGAGGACCTCGGCATCCCGGTTATCGCGGACGGCGGCATCCGCTCGTCGGGCGACGCCGCGAAGGCGCTGATGGCGGGCGCGGACACCGTGATGATGGGGTCGTTCTTCGCGGGCACGGACGAAGCGCCGGGCCGCGTCGTGACGGTGGACGGCGCGCGCTACAAGGAGTCCCGCGGCATGGCCTCGACGGACGCGAACGACGACCGAACGGACAAGGATATCGAGATCTCGGCCGACGAGGGCGTCGCCGGCCTCAGCGAGTACCGCGGGCCGCTCGCGGACGCCGTTTCGGAGTTCCTCGCTGGCGTTCGTTCGGGCGTGAGTTACTGCGGCGGGCACACGATTCCGGAGGCCCGCGAGAACGCCGAGTTCGTGCAGGTCGCCGCGAGCGCCGCCGAACGCGAGGGCGCCCACGGCATCGTGAGCGTCGCAGAGCGCGTCCAGCAGGACGGCGCGAGTGCGGACGACTGACCTGGAGAAGACAGTTCTACTCGGCGCTACGCGTCCACGTTCGCGCCGAGGTCGTACAGCACGTCGAAGAACTTCGGGAACGAGACGTCGACGTGTTCTGCACCCTCGATGGTTGTGTCATCGTCGGCGACGAGGCCGGCGACTGCGAGCGCCATCACGAGACGGTGGTCGCCGCGGCCGTCGACGCGCGCGCCGACGAGATCGCTTTGCTCGCCGCGCACGACGAGTTCGTTCTGGTGCTCCTCGACGTCCGCGCCGAGCGCGTCGAGGGCCTCGGCCATCGCGCTCACGCGGTCCGTCTCCTTGTAGCGCACGTGCTCGGCGTTCGTGATCCGGGTGGTGCCGTCGGCCGCCGCGCCGAGCACTGCGAGCGTCGGCAGCAGGTCGGGGGTGTCCGAGACGTCGACCTCGACGCCGTCCAGGTTCGACTGCTGGACGATGACGATGCCATCCCGCTCGCGCCACTCGACGTCCGCGCCCATCCGCCGGAGTACGTCCACGATGCTGGTGTCGCCCTGCGCGCTCGGGTACGCGCCCTCCACGACAACCTCCTCGTCGGCGGCGAGCGCGCCCGCCGCGAGCAGATACGAGACCGAAGAGAAGTCGCCGGGGACGGTGTACTCGCCCTCGCGTGGCTCATAGGACTGGTCCCCGGGAACGCGATAGCCGTCGCGGCGTTTCTCGGCGTCCACGCCGAACGCCTCGAGCACGTCGAGCGTGATGTCGACGTACGGCGCGGACTTCAACTCGGTCGTGAGTTCGATGCCGACGCCGTTGTCGGTGACCGCGCCCGCCATCAACAGCGACGAGACGAACTGTGAGGAGACGTCCCCCGGCATCGCGACAGTGCCACCCTCGATGGGGCCGTCCACGACGAGGGGCGCCTGGCCGTTGCACCGCGTCGAGCGCGCGCTCCCGCCGAGTTCCTCGATGGCAGCGAGCAGCGGACCCTGCGGCCGGGAACGAAGCGACGAATCGCCCGTGAGAACGGTCGTGCCGTCCGCGAGCGCCGCGGTCCCCGTCACGAGTCGCATCGTCGTGCCGGAGTTCCCACAGTCGAGGACGTCCGCGGGCACGGCGGGCCTGCCGCCGAACCCGGTCACCTCCCAGTGGTCGTCGATGCGTTCGGCGTCCCCGCCGAGTGCGTCCACGGCGGCGGCGGTCGCCTTCGTGTCCGCGCTCACGAGCGGCGAGCGCACCAGCGCGCCGTCGGCGTACCCCGCCGCGAGTATCGCGCGGTGAGTGTAACTCTTCGAGGGTGGGGCGCGCGCCGTCCCTCGAACGCGCGAGTTACTGACTGTGACTTCCATGCGTGGCCCGACAACGGGAACCCGCCTAAGCGTTCTGGGTGCGGCGAATCGCGCACCCAGTTCGGGTTTTCCGGAACGCAGGACGGGGGAACGGTACTGTTTTCGGGCGCGCTCCCCCATCGACCGGCATGGATCCCGACCTCTCGGAACTCGACGACTTCCTCGCCGACGGCGGGTTCGA encodes:
- the aroC gene encoding chorismate synthase; translated protein: MNGNRFGRLFQVTTYGESHGPGMGVVVSGCPAGVELDEETIQRELDRRKPGQSMITTSRGEPDEVRIESGIQDGYTTGTPIGMTIQNKDAQSGKYEPFVTAPRPSHGDFTYSAKFGTRNWGGGGRSSARETVNWVAAGAIAKQVLEPEGVEVAAHVNQIGDVEADDVTFEQMVEHTEDNDVRCADPETAEEMQALVEQYQEEGDSIGGSIEFEIRGVPRGLGAPRFDSVETRLGQAMMAVPATTAFEFGLGREARGHTGKERNEDWQFGSDGDPEPVGNDHGGLQGGITTGQPIYGEVTLHAPTSIPKEQQTVDWETGEEKTAQVVGRHDPVLPPRGVPVVEALCWLTALDFMLLGGHINPDRVDDQPGEYDTDYHPSSPRNE
- a CDS encoding guanosine monophosphate reductase, whose protein sequence is MDVRTGLSYGDVLLVPQRSGVDSRSDVDLSTPLTGDVELDNPLLSAPMDSVTESETAIALSAAGGLGTIHRFLDIDEQASEVAAVAEAGERVGAAVGINEDFLERTEAVVEAGADVVMVDVAHGHMESCLDAVDAIGSAFPDVPLVTGNVATPEGVRDLYAAGADTVKVGIGPGSHCTTRKVAGAGVPQLTAVDDCSDAAEDLGIPVIADGGIRSSGDAAKALMAGADTVMMGSFFAGTDEAPGRVVTVDGARYKESRGMASTDANDDRTDKDIEISADEGVAGLSEYRGPLADAVSEFLAGVRSGVSYCGGHTIPEARENAEFVQVAASAAEREGAHGIVSVAERVQQDGASADD
- the aroA gene encoding 3-phosphoshikimate 1-carboxyvinyltransferase — translated: MEVTVSNSRVRGTARAPPSKSYTHRAILAAGYADGALVRSPLVSADTKATAAAVDALGGDAERIDDHWEVTGFGGRPAVPADVLDCGNSGTTMRLVTGTAALADGTTVLTGDSSLRSRPQGPLLAAIEELGGSARSTRCNGQAPLVVDGPIEGGTVAMPGDVSSQFVSSLLMAGAVTDNGVGIELTTELKSAPYVDITLDVLEAFGVDAEKRRDGYRVPGDQSYEPREGEYTVPGDFSSVSYLLAAGALAADEEVVVEGAYPSAQGDTSIVDVLRRMGADVEWRERDGIVIVQQSNLDGVEVDVSDTPDLLPTLAVLGAAADGTTRITNAEHVRYKETDRVSAMAEALDALGADVEEHQNELVVRGEQSDLVGARVDGRGDHRLVMALAVAGLVADDDTTIEGAEHVDVSFPKFFDVLYDLGANVDA